From Woronichinia naegeliana WA131, the proteins below share one genomic window:
- a CDS encoding alpha/beta hydrolase, producing MPIIDLLGVPHSYELTRPLANPSEPVLIYIHGWLLSRRYWQPLIQSLGEDYPCLSYDLRGFGDSPNQLRSSETTLDPGQSPYSLAAYAEDLKILLETLNIQKAWLIGHSLGGSIALWGANLCPERVQGVICLNAGGGIYLKEEFERFRQMGKQLVKFRSPWLRSIPLMDQLFARLMVDQPLEKQWGKQRLWDFTQADADAALGSLLESTTEEEVHLLPQIVAQLSQPVYFLAGSQDKIMETQYVRYLASFHALFNLQGKNVIEIPNCGHLAMLEQPEIVIDKIRQILQISGC from the coding sequence ATGCCAATCATCGATCTTTTAGGAGTACCGCATTCCTATGAACTCACTCGACCCCTGGCAAATCCCTCTGAGCCTGTACTGATTTATATACATGGTTGGCTATTAAGTCGTCGTTATTGGCAACCTCTGATCCAATCTTTAGGAGAAGATTATCCTTGTTTAAGCTATGACTTGCGAGGATTTGGGGACTCCCCGAATCAACTTCGCTCTTCAGAAACGACCCTTGACCCAGGGCAATCTCCCTACAGTTTAGCGGCCTACGCCGAAGATCTAAAAATTCTTCTAGAAACTCTGAATATTCAAAAAGCCTGGTTAATTGGTCATTCCCTCGGTGGCAGTATCGCCCTTTGGGGAGCCAATCTTTGTCCTGAAAGGGTGCAGGGAGTCATTTGCTTGAATGCCGGTGGTGGCATTTATCTCAAGGAAGAATTTGAGCGATTTCGCCAGATGGGCAAACAATTAGTCAAATTTCGTTCACCTTGGCTGCGCTCTATTCCCCTAATGGATCAACTATTTGCCCGTTTAATGGTTGACCAACCCCTAGAAAAGCAATGGGGAAAACAGAGACTATGGGACTTTACCCAAGCCGATGCCGATGCGGCCCTGGGCTCCCTATTAGAGTCCACTACGGAAGAGGAAGTTCATTTATTGCCTCAAATTGTGGCTCAACTGTCTCAACCTGTCTATTTTCTAGCAGGAAGCCAAGATAAGATCATGGAAACTCAATATGTTCGTTACCTAGCTAGTTTTCATGCCCTCTTTAATCTCCAAGGTAAAAATGTGATTGAAATTCCCAATTGTGGCCATTTAGCGATGTTAGAACAGCCAGAAATTGTGATTGATAAAATTCGCCAAATTTTGCAAATCTCAGGCTGCTAA
- a CDS encoding YdcF family protein, with the protein MLGSLLFHLCVRLPLNQGQPIDAIFVLGGSIQREIHAAQLATQWTDIPILISSGSPVPCVQAIFQKAVIAPQRVWLERCAKSTFENFLFSIPLLKNWQVHRVKMITSVSHLPRAQWLAQILFGSQGIGVEIEALQERGRPGNQESLVKTIVDVSRSFIWAILGQGINLPCQEIFRLDQIDPLAHSTLDQHCERIF; encoded by the coding sequence TTGTTGGGAAGTTTGCTTTTTCACCTCTGCGTACGTTTACCCCTCAATCAAGGTCAGCCCATTGATGCCATTTTTGTATTAGGTGGCAGCATTCAACGAGAAATCCATGCGGCTCAATTAGCGACTCAATGGACTGATATCCCGATTTTGATTTCTTCCGGTTCCCCCGTTCCCTGTGTTCAAGCGATTTTTCAAAAGGCGGTTATTGCCCCCCAGCGTGTCTGGTTAGAGCGATGTGCTAAATCCACTTTTGAGAACTTTTTGTTTAGTATTCCTTTGCTGAAAAACTGGCAAGTCCATCGAGTCAAAATGATCACTTCGGTGAGTCATTTACCCCGCGCCCAATGGTTAGCTCAAATTTTATTCGGCAGTCAGGGAATAGGCGTGGAGATTGAGGCACTGCAAGAACGGGGTCGCCCCGGCAATCAGGAATCTCTGGTTAAAACCATTGTGGATGTAAGTCGCAGTTTCATTTGGGCAATTTTAGGCCAGGGGATTAATCTTCCCTGTCAGGAAATTTTTCGGTTGGATCAAATCGATCCGTTGGCCCACAGCACTCTTGATCAGCATTGTGAGAGGATATTTTGA